Proteins from one Xenopus tropicalis strain Nigerian chromosome 1, UCB_Xtro_10.0, whole genome shotgun sequence genomic window:
- the LOC101734683 gene encoding E3 ubiquitin/ISG15 ligase TRIM25, whose product MAAADLRDELSCSICLSIYTDPVSLPCGHNFCRGCIGGVLGTQEGSGAYSCPECRAEYQERPALPRNRALGNIAERFRPTETEPGETGIFCTYCLLSPVPAAKSCLLCEASLCDTHLRGHCQSAEHVLTEPTASFMGRKCSVHHKVLEYHCCEDSACICVYCWVDEKHRGHRVELLSEASEKKKEKLRKVLEKLSPEREETERGAQRLQERRREVTEAAAGETERVTALFRGIREELEALEKRLLSDISRQKEELSLPLTELIQQLEIKKDELSRKIRHIEELCNMADPLTVLQEQWESQGAAFCGAEGADTEGREREGAEGADTEGREREGTEGADTEDPAVGDLDVGRISETLLTGLAGIVTGVEGRIYGQGATELVLDINMAGNHVSVSGDGKSASYSHTDQRRPQTPQRFQVPQVLSTRSFPSGRHYWEVEGSESGGWGVGVAYPSIERGGGQSYIGNNNKSWCLCRCNNNYTVIHDSKVTQLPHVPSCRRIRISLDYEAGRLSFYELSEPIRYLHTFTASFTEPLHAAFWVGWYGNACVRIIS is encoded by the coding sequence atggcggctgctgatctgagagacgagctgagctgctccatctgcctgagcatttatactgatccggtatccctgccctgtggccataacttctgccggggctgcattgggggggtgctgggtaCCCAGGAGGGGTCtggggcttattcctgccctgaatgcagagctgAGTATCAGGAGCGCCCTGCCCTGCCCAGGAACAGAGCTCTGGGGAACATAGCAGAGAGGTTCCGTCCGACTGAGACAgagccgggggagactgggatcttctgcacttactgtctcctctctcctgtacctgctgctaaatcctgtctcctgtgtgaggcttctctgtgtgatacccacctgagggggcactgccagtcagcagaacatgtactcactgagcccaccgcttcctttatggggagaaaatgttctgtacatcacaaggttctggagtatcactgctgtgaggactctgcctgtatctgtgtgtattgcTGGGTGGATGAgaagcaccggggccacagggtagagctgctgagtgaggcctctgagaagaagaaagagaaactgaggaaagttctggagaaactgagcccagagagagaggagactgagagaggagcccagaggctgcaggagcgcaggagagaagtgACAGAAGcggcagccggtgagacagagagagtcactgccctgtttaggggcatcagggaagagctggaagccctagagaagcgacttctgagtgacatctccaggcagaaagaggagctctcactcccactcactgagctgatccaacagctggaaataaagaaggatgagctgtccaggaagatccggcacattgaggagctgtgcaacatggcagatccactcactgtcctacaggaacaatgggaatcccagGGAGCTGCattttgtggggctgagggggcagatactgagggcagagagagagagggtgctgagggggcagatactgagggcagagagagagagggtactgagggggcagatactgaggacccagctgtaggggatctggatgtgggtcggatctcagagacattactcacaggcttagctgggattgtgactggggtagagggaaggatctatgggcagggggctacagagctggtactggatataaacatgGCTGGGaatcatgtatctgtatcaggggatgggaaatctgcttcctactcacatacagaccagcgtCGCCCACAAACCCCACAGAGATTTCAGGTTCCTCAGGTTTTAAGCACCAGGAGTTttccctcagggcgacattactgggaagtggagggcagtgaatcagggggctggggggtaggggtggcctatcccagtatagagaggggagggggtcagtcctacattgggaataataacaagtcctggtgtttgtgcAGATGCAATAATAACTATACAGTGATACATGACAGTAAAGTcacacagttaccccacgtcccttcctgcaggagaatcaggatctcattggactatgaggccggacgcctgtccttttatgagctgagtgagccaatcaggtacttacacaccttcactgcctccttcactgagccccttcatgctgcattctgggtagggtgGTATGGTAATGCCTgtgtgagaatcattagttag